GGGGAGTTGTTTTCCACAAAGATTATTTCAGAGTACTGGGCAGCCGACGGCTTGGCCAACAAATGGGTGGACGTCAGAACTGTGCTCAAAACCGATGATCTGTACAGGGATGCTAATGTTGACTGGGAGCTGACTCCAAGGTTGATTAGAAAGGCCTTTGATGGCAAGGGCCTGTTCCTTACTCAGGGATTTTTGGGTGGTACAATCAATAATCTGACTACCACGCTTGGTCGTGAAGGCTCGGATTATACTGCCGCCATTATCGCCTATTCAATGGATGCTAAGGAAGTTACAATCTGGAAGGATGTGCCCGGGGTGCTTAATGCCGACCCAAGGTTGTTTCCAGATGCGGTAATGATCAAGGAGTTGTCGTATAATGAGGCTATCGAACTGGCATACTACGGGGCTCAGGTTATTCACCCCAAGACATTGAAGCCGCTGCAAAACAAGGATATAATACTTAATGTAAAGTCCTTTCTGGATCATGATGCTCCCGGCACCAGGATCTGTGAACGTAAGGGTATCAGTGAGCAGGTTCCTGTGTACATCCTAAAGAAAGACCAGATGTTTGTTACTATATCCCCTAGGGATTTCTCCTTTATTATGGAGGACAAGCTAATTGAGATAATATCTATATTCAGGAAGTTTAGGATTAGGATGAACCTGATGCAGAATTCGGCACTCAACTTCTCAGCCTGCTTTGACGACAATGGTCATAGCGAGCGACTGATGGAGGTGCTGAAAGACAACTTTACAGTGCGCTACAATCAGGGTGTAAACCTACTGACTATCAGACAATATACTCCGGAGTCGATCGAGAAGATGACTGTCGATAAGGAGATAATAGACTCACAGGTGACACGCAAAGTAGCTCGTTTTGTATTGAAATAGAGTTGATTGGATATAGCAAAACTGTAATTGTCAGTATAGGTAGATATTACAAGCCCCTTATTTCTTCAGTTTGATTTTGAAAACAGGCTTATGACCACGGAGTTCCCCGTTGTATGCATAAACCCCATAAGCCAGTACAAAGGAGCTGATCTCTTTATAAAACACCTGTTGTTCTGGAGAAAAAAACCAGTTTTCCTCAAACTGAATCTGATCGATATGTTTACGGTCGTAGTCTGGTGCTTGTTCCCGCTGCCTTACCTCGTCGGCAGTTAATGGCTGGTCGGTAAAGAAGTCGTAAGCTTGAAGCTGTCCGTTATATACACCCTCAAAGGTCAGTTCCACGAGTTTCTCCCTGTTCATGTGCCTGAGTTTGAATGTACTCCATTCATCATCGGTGTGGATATTTACCAGATCCACGTCGTAGATTAAAGAATCGGCCACCCTATAGCTGGGATCTACTGCAGTGTCAGGCAAAACTAAGGTCTTACCTGATTCGGCCTGCCTGTTGCAAGATAAAAGTGACAGGCTTGCCATGGGTATGGCAAGCAGCAACAGTTTGATAATTGCATATTTACGTGCCATAGATATTTAGTTGACATGATTAAAGGCAAGTCTTTTTCCTTTTATTGAAGTGTTGATAACACCCTTGTTGTATACAGCATGTCCATTGACCCAGGTGGTAAGCACCTTGTTGTTGAACATCTGTCCGTCAAAGGGAGTCCACTTACATTTATATAGTACTGTTGAGTCGCTCACTATGTCTTCTATGCCCGGTTGAACCAATACGAGGTCAGCATAATAGCCCTTGCGAATAAAACCTCTTTTGTCAATACGGAATAGTTTTGCCGGGGCGTGGCACATTTTCTCAACAACCAGTTCCCTGCTGAAAATACCCTGGTCACTCATCTGCAGCATAGCTGGCAGGGAGTGCTGAACCAGTGGCCCCCCCGATGGAGCATTAAAGTAAGTCTTGCTTTTTTCTTCAAGCGTATGTGGGGCATGGTCGGTTGCTACCACATCCAGGCGGTTATTTTTCAGGGCTTCACATAGAGCCTCACGGTCAGCAGGGGTTTTAACTGCCGGGTTCCACTTGATGCGTGCACTTTTTGAGGCATAGTCATCCGAAGTAAACCAAAGGTGGTGAACGCAAACCTCTGAGGTAATATTTTTTTCCTCAATTGGCTTTGAGTTGTCAAAAAGACTCAGCTCCTTTTGTGTAGAGATGTGAAGTATATGGAGTCTGGTATTGTGCTTTGCAGCCAGTTCGACAGCCATAGATGAGGACTTGTAGCAAGCTTCTGCATTGCGTATCTCGTGGTGTAGGCTGAATGGTACTTCCTCGCCATAGCGACTCCGGTAGAGTTCCATATTAGCCCGAATAGTAGCCTCGTCCTCGCAGTGGGTAGCTATCAGGGTGCGTACTTCGCTAAAGATGCGTTCCAGGGCCTTCTTGTCATCTACTAGCATATTCCCAGTCGATGAACCCATAAATACCTTGACACCACAGACTGTGGCTGGATCTGCCTTGAGTAGTTCGTCAAGGTTGTCATTGGTAGCACCAAGGAAGAAGGAGTAGTTTGCCAGCGACTTTTGTGAAGCTATGGCGAATTTGTTTTCAAGTTCGGTTATAGTCGTAGTCTGCGGATTAGTATTTGGCATCTCCATATAGGAGGTTACACCGCCTGCTACTGCGGCGGCGGACTCACTAGCTATATCAGCCTTGTGTGTGAGGCCGGGTTCACGGAAGTGAACCTGGTCATCAATAACTCCGGGCAGAAGCAGCAGACCTTCGGCATCAATAATAGTATCGGCAGTTGGGAGGACTGTATCGGTTTCGTATATCCCATCAATATACTGATCCTTTATCAGGACACTGCCTTTGAAGGACCGACCTTCATTAATAATAGTAGCGTTCTTAATTAGCGTTGCTGACATGTCTTCTGTACTTTTTAAAGAAGGAACCAAGTTTCATTTGAATAACGCCAAACACAGCCTCACTGAAGATTCCACCGCTCATTTTTGAGGTTCCGCGTCTACGGTCAGTAAAGATTATGGGTACTTCGACGATATTGAAGCCATGCTTCCAGGTCAGGAATTTCATCTCTATCTGGAAGGCATAACCTTTAAACCTGATATTGTCGAGATCCAGAGTTTCAAGAACGACTCTGTTGTAGCACTTGAATCCGGCAGTGGTATCCATAATTTTCATGCCTGTGATAAAGCGTACATAAACAGAAGCAAAGTAAGACATCAGCACCCTGCCCATTGGCCAGTTGACCACATTGACACCGGATATATAGCGTGAACCAATAGCCAGTTGGGCATGCTGTGTCTCGCATGCATGATAGAGTCTTATAAGGTCATTGGGATCGTGTGAGAAGTCGGCGTCCATTTCGAAAATATAATCATAGTCGTATTGGAGAGCCCATTTGAAGCCTGCAATATAAGCCGTTCCGAGCCCTTGTTTTCCGGGACGTTCAAGCAGATGTATCCTTTGGGGGTATTCAGGCATCAGTTTTTTGACTATGGATGCCGTACCGTCGGGAGAATTGTCGTCTATAATAAGAATATGAAAATCTCCTGGTTGCTGGGACATCACATTTCTTACCATGGCTTCAATATTCTCACATTCGTTGTACGTTGGAATAAGTACTATCTTCTTATGCACAATGCTCTGGTTTATTGTTTATGCGAAGATAGGGTTTTTCTGAAGTTGTGGTGAACCTTTTGGGAAGCATTTTGGTTTATATATTCCCACCGGCCGATAGGACGATTAAACAATCAGAAGCAAGATTTCGGACGAAATTTTGTTGCAAATTTTGTTGGATTTTTTCATTTGTTAGTATATCTTTACTAGTTCCCGGCTCAGGGTAATTTGAGGTGTAATTTTTTTTACTGCATTATTCTATTGATTAGTAGAATCTTGATTTGCGGGGCATAAAATCTTCACAAAATTTAGTCAGGAAATATTTGGAGGGGATAGAATAATGCGTATTTTTGCACCCGCTTTGCAGATGGCAAGGCGCTTAGTGAATAGAATAACGATCTTTGAAAATATTGATGCAATACCTAAAAAGAAAAGACAGGAAAGCGTAATTCCTTTGAGGAAGATTAGAATTGAGCCCAGATAATATTTTTAAAAACTTTTCATACAACGAAGAGTTTGATCCTGGCTCAGGATGAACGCTAGCGACAGGCTTAACACATGCAAGTCGAGGGGTAACAGGGTAGCAATACCGCTGACGACCGGCGCACGGGTGAGTAACGCGTATGCAACCTGCCTATAACTGGGGAATAGCTCCCTGAAAGGGGAATTAACACCGCATAACACTATTGATTCGCATGGATTAGTAGTTAAATGTAGCGATACAGGTTATAGATGGGCATGCGTGACATTAGCTAGTTGGTGAGGTAACGGCTCACCAAGGCTACGATGTCTAGGGGTTCTGAGAGGAAGGTCCCCCACACTGGTACTGAGACACGGACCAGACTCCTACGGGAGGCAGCAGTGAGGAATATTGGTCAATGGGCGCAAGCCTGAACCAGCCATGTCGCGTGCAGGAAGACTGCCCTATGGGTTGTAAACTGCTTTTATAGTAGAAGAAACACATCTACGTGTAGATGTCTGCCAGTATACTATGAATAAGCATCGGCTAACTCCGTGCCAGCAGCCGCGGTAATACGGAGGATGCAAGCGTTATCCGGATTTATTGGGTTTAAAGGGTGCGTAGGCGGGACTGTAAGTCAGGGGTGAAATACTGCAGCTTAACTGTAGCATTGCCTTTGAAACTGCCGTTCTTGAGTACAGTTGAGGTAGGCGGAATGTGGTGTGTAGCGGTGAAATGCATAGATATACCACAGAACGCCGATTGCGAAGGCAGCTTACTAAGCTGTTACTGACGCTGAGGCACGAAAGCGTGGGGATCAAACAGGATTAGATACCCTGGTAGTCCACGCTGTAAACGATGATTACTGGTTGTTAGCGATATATAGCTAGTGACTGAGCGAAAGCATTAAGTAATCCACCTGGGGAGTACGTCGGCAACGATGAAACTCAAAGGAATTGACGGGGGCCCGCACAAGCGGAGGAACATGTGGTTTAATTCGATGATACGCGAGGAACCTTACCTGGGTTTAAATGGGGAGTGCCAGGTGTCGAAAGATGCTTTTCCTTCGGGACACTCTTCAAGGTGCTGCATGGTTGTCGTCAGCTCGTGCCGTGAGGTGTCGGGTTAAGTCCCATAACGAGCGCAACCCTTGCCGATAGTTGCCATCACGTAAAGGTGGGCACTCTATCGGGACTGCCGGTGTAAACCGTGAGGAAGGTGGGGATGACGTCAAATCAGCACGGCCCTTACATCCAGGGCTACACACGTGTTACAATGGCCAGTACAGAGGGCCGCTACCCCGCGAGGGGATGCCAATCTCGAAAGCTGGTCTCAGTTCGGATTGAAGTCTGGAACCCGACTTCATGAAGCCGGATTCGCTAGTAATCGCGCATCAGCCACGGCGCGGTGAATACGTTCCCGGGCCTTGTACACACCGCCCGTCAAGCCATGGGAGCCGGGGGTACCTGAAGTATGTAACCGCAAGGAGCGTACTAGGGTAAAACTGGTGACTGGGGCTAAGTCGTAACAAGGTAGCCGTACCGGAAGGTGTGGCTGGAATACCTCCTTTCTGGAGAGCTTAAGTAAAGATCTTCCTGAGAAAAAGCGAAGGAAATCAGCTTGAATGTCTTTTCTTATGGTATTGCATCATTATCATAACACTGCTCTACCGAGCACTACTCAGTCCTGTAGCTCAGTTGGTTAGAGCGCTACACTGATAATGTAGAGGTCCGCAGTTCAACTCTGCGCAGGACTACACAGCACAAAGTAAGAGTGCAGAACGATCATTGACATATTGAATTACAAGAGAAAGACTAGAGGAAAAAAATGCTAAAGCATTAAAGAAAGTAAAGAAGGGCGCACGGCGGATGCCTAGGCTCTCAGAGGCGAAGAAGGACGCGACAAGCTGCGAAAAGCTGCGGGGAGGTGCACATAACCTGTGATCCGCAGATCTCCGAATGGGGCAACCCACCAGGTTGAAGGCCTGGTATCCTGGAGCAATTCAGGAGGCAAACCCGTTGAACTGAAACATCTTAGTAGGCGGAGGAGAAGAAAACAAAAGTGATTCCCCCAGTAGCGGCGAGCGAAGCGGGAATAGCCCAAACCAATCTTGTTTAGGCAGGGTTGGGGTAGTAGGACTGCATAAAGATAATATTAATACGAAGTGGAAGCATCTGGAAAGTTGCATCATAGAGGGTTAAAGTCCCGTACACGTAAGTATGATATTACGAGCAGTATCCTGAGTAACGCGGGACACGAGGAATCTTGCGTGAATCTGCCGGGACCATCCGGTAAGGCTAAATACTCCTGAGAGACCGATAGTGAACCAGTACCGTGAGGGAAAGGTGAAAAGCACCCCTAACAGGGGAGTGAAATAGTACCTGAAACCGTGCGCTTACAAACTGTTGGAGCCCTTTATTGGGGTGACAGCGTGCCTTTTGCATAATGAGCCTACGAGTTATACCTTGCCAGCGAGGTTAAGTGTTGTTAGACACGGAGCCGAAGCGAAAGCGAGTCTTGAAAGGGCGCTAAGTTGGCAGGGATAGACGCGAAACCTAGTGATCTACCCATGGTCAGGTTGAAGTTTCGGTAACACGAAATGGAGGACCGAACCGGTAAACGTTGAAAAGTTTTCGGATGAACTGTGGGTAGGGGTGAAAGGCCAATCAAACTGGGAAATAGCTCGTACTCCCCGAAATGCATTTAGGTGCAGCCTCGATTAAGAGTTATCCAGAGGTAGAGCTACTGATAGGACGCGAGGGCTTCACCGCCTATCAAATCCTGACAAACTCCGAATGCTGGATAATGTTTTTCGAGAGTGAGGGCATGGGTGCTAAGGTCCGTGTCCGAGAGGGAAAGAACCCAGACCATCAGCTAAGGTCCCCAAATGTATGCTAAGTTGAAGAAAACGCGGTATGGTTGCAGAGACAGCTAGGATGTTGGCTTGGAAGCAGCCATTCATTTAAAGAGTGCGTAACAGCTCACTAGTCGAGCGACCGTGCATGGATAATAATCGGGCATCAAGCATACTACCGAAGCTATGGAATGATACTTAGGTATCATTGGTAGGGGAGCATTCCAGTCAGCGTCGAAGCAGTATCGTGAGGTATTGTGGAGCGTCTGGAAAAGCAAATGTAGGCATAAGTAACGATAATGGGGGTGAGAAACCCCCACGCCGAAAGACCAAGGATTCCTGATCAACGTTAATCGGATCAGGGTTAGTCGGGCCCTAACACGTACCCGTTAGGGGAAGTGGATGGCAAACAGGTTAATATTCCTGTACCCGTTATACAACAA
The genomic region above belongs to Xiashengella succiniciproducens and contains:
- a CDS encoding aspartate kinase; translation: MIRVYKFGGASVKDADGVRNVTSIIRKTEQPLITVISAMGKMTNALEELHRSFFEKKQEEALGAYENVIAYHRNIIKDLFGDGDACMGFNDLARSLKGIISQEPSMHYDYEYDRIVSFGELFSTKIISEYWAADGLANKWVDVRTVLKTDDLYRDANVDWELTPRLIRKAFDGKGLFLTQGFLGGTINNLTTTLGREGSDYTAAIIAYSMDAKEVTIWKDVPGVLNADPRLFPDAVMIKELSYNEAIELAYYGAQVIHPKTLKPLQNKDIILNVKSFLDHDAPGTRICERKGISEQVPVYILKKDQMFVTISPRDFSFIMEDKLIEIISIFRKFRIRMNLMQNSALNFSACFDDNGHSERLMEVLKDNFTVRYNQGVNLLTIRQYTPESIEKMTVDKEIIDSQVTRKVARFVLK
- a CDS encoding dihydroorotase — translated: MSATLIKNATIINEGRSFKGSVLIKDQYIDGIYETDTVLPTADTIIDAEGLLLLPGVIDDQVHFREPGLTHKADIASESAAAVAGGVTSYMEMPNTNPQTTTITELENKFAIASQKSLANYSFFLGATNDNLDELLKADPATVCGVKVFMGSSTGNMLVDDKKALERIFSEVRTLIATHCEDEATIRANMELYRSRYGEEVPFSLHHEIRNAEACYKSSSMAVELAAKHNTRLHILHISTQKELSLFDNSKPIEEKNITSEVCVHHLWFTSDDYASKSARIKWNPAVKTPADREALCEALKNNRLDVVATDHAPHTLEEKSKTYFNAPSGGPLVQHSLPAMLQMSDQGIFSRELVVEKMCHAPAKLFRIDKRGFIRKGYYADLVLVQPGIEDIVSDSTVLYKCKWTPFDGQMFNNKVLTTWVNGHAVYNKGVINTSIKGKRLAFNHVN
- a CDS encoding polyprenol monophosphomannose synthase encodes the protein MHKKIVLIPTYNECENIEAMVRNVMSQQPGDFHILIIDDNSPDGTASIVKKLMPEYPQRIHLLERPGKQGLGTAYIAGFKWALQYDYDYIFEMDADFSHDPNDLIRLYHACETQHAQLAIGSRYISGVNVVNWPMGRVLMSYFASVYVRFITGMKIMDTTAGFKCYNRVVLETLDLDNIRFKGYAFQIEMKFLTWKHGFNIVEVPIIFTDRRRGTSKMSGGIFSEAVFGVIQMKLGSFFKKYRRHVSNAN